A region from the Tsuneonella mangrovi genome encodes:
- a CDS encoding TadE/TadG family type IV pilus assembly protein, whose translation MRALRNLFGDSRGAALVEFALVAPVLLLMVLGMFEMGYNFYIQSQLQGAIQTAARASTIEGATQTSSQIDARVTNAVHMLKPDATVTFSRRAYTDFSDVHQPEDYTDIDGDGMCDNGEPFEDANGNGVWDADRGVSGGGGARDAVLYIVTVTYPRAFGAANFVGLSPTFTTQASTVLRNQPYADQYVPAKVGNCP comes from the coding sequence ATGAGGGCGCTTCGCAACCTGTTTGGCGATAGCCGCGGTGCCGCACTTGTAGAGTTTGCGCTGGTCGCTCCGGTGCTGCTGCTGATGGTCCTCGGCATGTTCGAGATGGGCTACAACTTCTATATCCAGTCGCAGCTCCAGGGTGCCATCCAGACAGCCGCCCGAGCCTCGACGATCGAGGGTGCGACGCAAACCTCCAGCCAGATCGATGCCCGGGTCACTAATGCCGTGCACATGCTCAAGCCCGATGCGACGGTGACGTTTTCGCGGCGCGCCTACACCGACTTCAGCGACGTCCACCAGCCGGAAGATTACACCGACATCGACGGGGACGGCATGTGCGACAACGGCGAACCGTTCGAGGATGCCAACGGCAACGGCGTCTGGGATGCGGACCGCGGCGTTTCCGGAGGGGGAGGCGCGCGCGATGCGGTACTCTACATCGTGACGGTGACATATCCCCGCGCCTTCGGTGCAGCCAACTTCGTCGGCCTGTCCCCGACGTTCACGACCCAGGCAAGCACCGTGCTGCGTAACCAGCCCTATGCGGACCAGTATGTGCCGGCCAAAGTGGGGAATTGCCCATGA
- a CDS encoding TadE/TadG family type IV pilus assembly protein, protein MNAVRKLLSRLRKSLSGTAATEFALAAPVLLTAGLWGAESANQALQQMRVNQIAVLIADNASRVGENSLLGETKIYESDIDDLLYGATVQGGNSFDLYNHGRVILSSLEVVPNTDSDQYIHWQRCAGMKHFASTYGVAGDGLSSAFPGMGPAGQEITADKGEAVMFVEVEYDYQPIIGAAFTTAKELHAIAAFNVRQNRDLTQVYQRDTNNPAPVASCDQYNGASALVS, encoded by the coding sequence ATGAACGCTGTTCGCAAGCTTTTATCGCGCCTGCGCAAATCGCTCTCGGGTACCGCGGCGACCGAATTCGCGCTCGCGGCCCCGGTCCTGCTTACGGCGGGCCTGTGGGGTGCGGAATCCGCCAACCAGGCGCTCCAGCAGATGCGGGTCAACCAGATCGCAGTGTTGATCGCCGACAACGCCTCGCGCGTGGGCGAAAACTCGCTGCTAGGCGAGACCAAGATCTACGAAAGCGATATCGACGACCTGCTCTACGGCGCAACGGTCCAGGGCGGAAATTCGTTCGACCTCTACAACCACGGGCGGGTGATCCTATCCAGCCTCGAGGTCGTGCCGAACACTGACAGCGATCAATACATCCACTGGCAGCGCTGCGCGGGTATGAAGCATTTCGCATCGACTTACGGCGTCGCGGGCGACGGGCTGAGCAGCGCGTTCCCTGGCATGGGACCAGCGGGCCAGGAAATCACCGCCGACAAAGGCGAGGCAGTGATGTTCGTCGAGGTGGAGTACGATTACCAGCCGATAATTGGCGCGGCATTCACCACCGCGAAAGAGCTGCACGCGATCGCCGCCTTTAACGTGCGGCAGAATCGCGACCTCACGCAAGTCTACCAGCGCGACACCAACAATCCGGCTCCGGTCGCCAGCTGCGACCAATACAATGGAGCATCGGCGCTGGTCAGCTAA
- a CDS encoding pyruvate dehydrogenase complex E1 component subunit beta has product MAIDLKMPALSPTMEEGTLAKWLVKEGDAVSAGDILAEIETDKATMEFEAVDEGTIGSIVVPEGTENVKVGEVIATLQGEGEEAAPAPAAKPEPVAEPNTPAPEPAAARAPAPSLARDPEVPEGTAMVSISVREALRDAMAEEMRADDRVFVMGEEVAQYQGAYKVTQGLLDEFGPRRVIDTPITEYGFAGIGTGAAMGGLRPIVEFMTFNFAMQAIDHIINSAAKTNYMSGGQMRCPVVFRGPNGAASRVGAQHSQNYGPWYASVPGLIVIAPYDAADAKGLMKAAIRCEDPVVFLENELVYGRSFEIPDIDDYVLPIGKARIVREGSDVTIVSYSIGVGFALEAAETLAGEGISAEVIDLRTLRPLDTATVLASLAKTNRLIVAEEGWPTCSISSEVIALCMEQGFDHLDAPVLRVTDEDVPLPYAANLEAQALINPEKIAAAARKVCYRD; this is encoded by the coding sequence ATGGCGATCGACCTCAAGATGCCCGCGCTGTCTCCGACAATGGAGGAAGGTACGCTGGCCAAGTGGCTGGTGAAGGAAGGCGACGCCGTTTCCGCCGGAGATATCCTCGCCGAGATCGAGACCGACAAGGCAACGATGGAATTCGAAGCGGTCGACGAAGGCACGATCGGCAGCATTGTCGTGCCCGAAGGGACCGAGAACGTGAAGGTCGGCGAAGTGATCGCCACGTTGCAGGGGGAGGGCGAAGAGGCCGCTCCCGCGCCTGCAGCAAAGCCTGAACCTGTTGCTGAGCCAAACACACCGGCTCCGGAACCCGCCGCCGCTCGCGCACCTGCGCCGTCGCTCGCTCGCGATCCCGAAGTGCCCGAAGGCACCGCAATGGTCTCGATCAGCGTGCGCGAAGCGCTACGTGATGCGATGGCCGAGGAAATGCGCGCCGATGACCGCGTGTTCGTGATGGGCGAGGAGGTCGCGCAGTACCAGGGCGCTTACAAGGTCACGCAGGGATTGCTCGACGAGTTCGGCCCGCGGCGGGTGATCGACACCCCGATCACCGAATACGGCTTCGCCGGGATCGGTACCGGGGCGGCGATGGGCGGCCTGCGGCCGATCGTCGAGTTCATGACGTTCAACTTCGCGATGCAGGCGATCGACCACATCATCAATTCGGCGGCCAAGACCAATTATATGTCGGGTGGGCAGATGCGTTGCCCGGTGGTGTTCCGTGGCCCAAACGGCGCGGCGAGCCGGGTCGGCGCGCAGCACAGCCAGAACTACGGCCCGTGGTACGCCAGCGTTCCCGGCCTCATCGTGATTGCGCCATATGACGCGGCGGACGCCAAGGGCCTGATGAAGGCCGCGATCCGCTGCGAAGACCCGGTAGTGTTCCTCGAAAACGAGCTGGTCTATGGGCGCAGCTTCGAGATCCCCGACATCGACGACTACGTGCTGCCGATCGGCAAGGCGCGGATCGTGCGCGAGGGCAGCGACGTGACCATCGTCAGCTATTCGATCGGCGTCGGCTTCGCACTCGAAGCCGCCGAGACGCTCGCCGGGGAAGGCATTTCGGCAGAAGTGATCGATTTGCGCACGCTGCGCCCGCTCGACACCGCAACCGTGCTGGCAAGCCTCGCCAAGACCAATCGCCTGATCGTGGCGGAAGAAGGCTGGCCGACGTGTTCGATTTCATCGGAAGTCATCGCACTGTGCATGGAGCAGGGCTTCGACCACCTCGATGCGCCCGTGCTGCGTGTAACCGACGAGGACGTGCCGCTGCCATACGCTGCAAACCTCGAAGCACAGGCCTTGATCAACCCCGAGAAGATCGCCGCCGCTGCCAGGAAGGTGTGCTACCGCGATTGA
- the pdhA gene encoding pyruvate dehydrogenase (acetyl-transferring) E1 component subunit alpha, producing the protein MAKPASKRKTPAAPTKAAPKASAEPVVDDEFALHSLQEEHQREPRYKASDEQLLHFYEQMLLIRRFEERAGQLYGLGLIGGFCHLYIGQEAVAIGLQSALDNDRDSVITGYRDHGHMLAYGIDPRIIMAELTGREAGISKGKGGSMHMFSTEHNFYGGHGIVGAQVSLGGGLALAHQYRDDGGICLAYFGDGAANQGQVYETFNMASLWKLPIVFAIENNQYAMGTAVKRSSAETEFYRRGTAFRIPGMDVNGMDVLEVRQAAEVAFKHAREGNGPVLLELNTYRYRGHSMSDPAKYRTREEVQDQREHNDPIERAKKELIERGMTEDQLKDIDKRIRATVAEAADFAENSPEPGPAELYTDVLVGSY; encoded by the coding sequence TTGGCCAAACCCGCCAGCAAGCGAAAGACTCCGGCAGCGCCCACGAAGGCTGCTCCCAAGGCATCTGCCGAGCCGGTTGTCGACGACGAATTCGCACTGCATTCGCTGCAGGAAGAGCACCAGCGCGAACCACGCTACAAGGCGAGCGACGAGCAGTTGCTGCACTTCTACGAACAGATGCTGCTGATCCGCCGTTTCGAGGAACGGGCAGGGCAGCTCTACGGCCTCGGCCTGATCGGCGGCTTCTGCCACCTCTATATCGGCCAGGAAGCCGTCGCGATCGGGCTGCAGAGCGCGCTCGACAACGACCGCGACAGCGTGATCACCGGCTATCGCGATCACGGTCACATGCTCGCTTACGGCATCGATCCCCGGATCATCATGGCCGAGCTGACCGGCCGCGAGGCCGGGATCTCGAAGGGCAAGGGCGGCTCGATGCACATGTTCAGCACCGAGCACAATTTCTACGGCGGCCACGGCATCGTCGGCGCGCAGGTCTCGCTCGGCGGCGGGCTGGCGCTCGCGCACCAGTACCGCGACGACGGTGGCATTTGCCTCGCCTACTTCGGAGATGGCGCGGCCAACCAGGGCCAGGTCTACGAAACCTTCAACATGGCCAGTTTGTGGAAGCTGCCGATCGTGTTCGCGATCGAGAACAACCAGTACGCGATGGGCACCGCGGTCAAGCGCTCGAGCGCGGAAACCGAGTTCTATCGCCGCGGCACCGCGTTCCGTATCCCGGGAATGGACGTGAACGGGATGGACGTGCTCGAAGTGCGTCAGGCGGCCGAAGTGGCCTTCAAGCACGCGCGCGAAGGCAATGGCCCGGTCCTGCTCGAGCTCAACACCTATCGCTATCGCGGTCACTCGATGTCCGACCCGGCGAAATACCGCACCCGGGAAGAAGTGCAGGACCAGCGCGAACACAACGACCCGATCGAGCGCGCCAAGAAGGAACTGATCGAACGCGGCATGACCGAAGACCAGCTCAAGGACATCGACAAGCGCATCCGCGCGACCGTGGCCGAAGCCGCCGATTTTGCCGAGAATTCACCTGAACCGGGCCCGGCCGAGCTCTACACCGACGTGCTGGTGGGGAGCTACTGA
- a CDS encoding FtsB family cell division protein: MTREGHRIISGKERAMQAVALTCLLILGGLAIAGPSGLLAWSENLRLLDKRHAQIAKLEHQHSELKSTVDALDPRHVDPDLAGELVRKNLNVVHPDEVVITLDHDDGDGFDTGH; this comes from the coding sequence ATGACGCGGGAAGGGCACCGGATCATTTCAGGCAAGGAGCGGGCGATGCAGGCCGTCGCGCTGACGTGCCTGCTTATTCTCGGCGGTCTCGCGATCGCCGGCCCGAGCGGGTTGCTCGCATGGAGCGAGAACCTGCGCCTGCTCGACAAGCGTCACGCGCAGATCGCCAAGCTCGAACACCAGCACAGCGAACTCAAGAGCACGGTCGATGCACTCGATCCGCGCCACGTCGATCCCGACCTTGCCGGGGAGCTCGTGCGCAAGAATCTCAACGTAGTTCACCCCGACGAAGTGGTCATCACGCTCGACCATGACGACGGGGACGGTTTCGATACCGGTCACTAA
- a CDS encoding DUF1178 family protein, protein MIVFDLTCDNGHRFEGWFGSSEDFARQQERGLVVCPTCDSVAVAKAPMAPAVGAKGNQRADEATTPRAPVKSGKIPPQVEQAIKALAQAQSEALKQSTWVGDRFAEESRAMHYGERDQVPIHGQATKGEAEALLDEGIAVAPLPFPVAPPDDLN, encoded by the coding sequence ATGATCGTTTTCGACCTCACCTGCGACAACGGGCACCGGTTCGAAGGATGGTTCGGATCTTCGGAGGATTTTGCACGCCAGCAGGAGCGCGGGCTCGTCGTTTGTCCTACGTGCGACAGTGTGGCAGTGGCAAAGGCGCCGATGGCACCAGCAGTAGGCGCAAAGGGCAACCAACGGGCCGACGAAGCAACCACGCCACGCGCGCCGGTGAAATCGGGCAAGATCCCGCCGCAGGTCGAGCAAGCCATCAAGGCGCTGGCGCAGGCTCAGTCAGAAGCGCTCAAGCAAAGCACATGGGTCGGCGATCGCTTCGCCGAGGAGAGCCGCGCGATGCATTATGGCGAGCGCGACCAGGTGCCGATTCACGGGCAAGCGACCAAGGGCGAGGCCGAAGCGCTGCTCGACGAAGGTATCGCAGTTGCTCCTTTGCCGTTCCCGGTCGCTCCGCCCGACGATCTCAACTGA
- a CDS encoding carbon-nitrogen hydrolase family protein, with translation MTRIALLQMTAGIDPHENAATIADAMTEAAEGGARIMFTPEMSGLLDRDRARGAGNIVPEEENEVLATVRATADLLGIWVAIGSLALKGDGERWVNRSILVDDTGSIVARYDKIHMFDVDLASGESWRESNAYKPGKKIVTAETPVGKLGLSICYDIRFPAVYESLGRKSCDVIAIPAAFTVPTGEAHWHLLQRARAVEASAYVVAAAQVGKHADGRSTYGHSMVVDPWGDVLLDMGGEQPGVGFAEIDPARIAEVRAQLPSLANRREIAN, from the coding sequence ATGACCCGCATTGCGCTCCTCCAGATGACCGCCGGGATCGATCCGCATGAAAATGCGGCAACGATCGCCGATGCGATGACGGAAGCGGCCGAAGGCGGGGCGAGGATCATGTTTACCCCGGAAATGAGCGGGCTGCTCGATCGCGACCGCGCGAGGGGAGCCGGGAATATCGTTCCGGAAGAAGAAAACGAAGTTCTCGCCACCGTTCGCGCGACCGCAGACCTGCTCGGCATCTGGGTCGCGATCGGCTCGCTGGCGCTGAAAGGCGATGGCGAGCGGTGGGTCAACCGATCGATCCTGGTCGACGACACCGGCAGTATCGTCGCCCGGTATGACAAGATCCACATGTTCGACGTCGACCTGGCATCGGGCGAGAGCTGGCGGGAATCGAATGCCTACAAGCCGGGCAAGAAGATCGTCACGGCGGAAACTCCCGTCGGTAAGCTCGGTCTCTCGATCTGTTACGACATCCGGTTTCCCGCTGTTTATGAATCGCTTGGGCGCAAGTCCTGCGACGTCATCGCGATTCCCGCTGCGTTTACCGTCCCGACCGGTGAAGCGCACTGGCACCTGCTCCAGCGCGCCCGCGCGGTCGAAGCGAGCGCCTATGTCGTCGCTGCAGCGCAAGTGGGCAAGCATGCCGACGGGCGCAGCACTTACGGCCACAGCATGGTGGTCGACCCGTGGGGCGATGTCCTGCTCGATATGGGCGGCGAACAACCCGGCGTGGGCTTCGCCGAGATCGACCCCGCACGGATTGCGGAGGTCCGCGCGCAGTTGCCGAGCCTTGCCAACCGGCGGGAAATCGCCAACTAG
- the grxC gene encoding glutaredoxin 3, which yields MNTPPIVIYTKFGCGYCFRAKRLLESKGVEFTEHDITLGGTKRDEMLARAPNARTVPQIFIGNTHVGGSDELAALDHAGTLDTMLAGG from the coding sequence ATGAATACCCCGCCCATCGTAATCTATACCAAATTCGGCTGCGGCTACTGCTTTCGCGCCAAGCGCTTGCTCGAGAGCAAGGGCGTGGAGTTCACCGAGCATGACATCACGCTGGGTGGCACGAAGCGCGACGAAATGCTGGCGCGCGCGCCAAATGCACGCACGGTGCCGCAAATTTTCATTGGCAATACCCACGTGGGCGGTAGCGACGAGCTCGCCGCGCTCGATCACGCGGGCACGCTCGACACGATGCTGGCCGGCGGATGA
- a CDS encoding Hsp20 family protein — MSRLDFTPYRRTTVGFDRLFDILESQVRNNAGDNYPPFNIERHGEDEYRITLAVAGFRAADIDITAQQNLLVIQGRKRDESREGEMLHLGIANRGFERRFELADYVRVANADLADGLLVIDLVREVPEAMKPKKITIGGQPTLEVVKDGDDTADAA; from the coding sequence ATGTCACGTCTCGATTTCACCCCCTATCGCCGTACCACCGTCGGGTTCGACCGGCTGTTCGATATCCTGGAGAGCCAGGTTCGAAACAATGCGGGCGACAACTACCCGCCGTTCAACATCGAACGTCACGGCGAGGATGAATATCGCATCACCCTGGCCGTCGCCGGGTTCCGCGCTGCCGATATCGACATCACCGCGCAGCAGAACCTGCTGGTGATCCAGGGCCGCAAACGCGACGAAAGCCGCGAGGGCGAAATGCTCCACCTCGGTATCGCCAATCGCGGTTTCGAACGTCGTTTCGAACTGGCCGACTATGTCCGCGTTGCCAACGCTGACCTCGCCGACGGATTACTGGTGATCGATCTGGTGCGCGAAGTGCCCGAAGCGATGAAGCCCAAGAAGATCACGATCGGCGGGCAACCGACGCTCGAAGTCGTCAAGGATGGCGACGATACTGCCGACGCCGCCTGA
- a CDS encoding CTP synthase, protein MARYIFITGGVVSSLGKGLMAASLAALLQARGYRVRIRKFDPYLNVDPGTMSPYQHGEVYVTDDGAETDLDLGHYERFTGVSAHQGDNITSGRIYRDIIAKERRGDYLGATVQVIPHVTDAIKEFALADADDLDFILCEIGGTVGDIEGLPFIEALRQLRNELGVDNTCFVHVTLVPYIAAAGELKTKPTQHSVRELTGLGIQPDILLCRCEHPLPESERAKIALFCNVRKQAVIPALDASSIYAVPLQYHHEGLDSEVLHHFRIDDAPSPDLARWDDILDRYEHPEGEVTIGVVGKYVGLPDAYKSLNEALVHGGMANRVKVNIRWIDAEVFEGDDSDIAAKLEPMHGILVPGGFGSRGSEGKISSVRFARERKVPFLGICLGMQMACIESARAAGHPGASSTEFGPTEEPVVGIIEEWMSEEGLQKREAGGDLGGTMRLGAYDAKLAGNSHVSAIYGGATTISERHRHRYEVNSAYRDALESDGLVFSGMSPDGLLPEIVERPDHPWFVGVQFHPELKSKPFDPHPLFAGFIEAALRQARLV, encoded by the coding sequence ATGGCGCGGTACATTTTTATCACCGGCGGCGTGGTCTCCTCGCTCGGCAAAGGACTCATGGCAGCAAGCCTCGCGGCGCTACTGCAGGCGCGCGGCTACCGCGTGCGGATTCGCAAGTTCGATCCGTACCTGAACGTCGATCCGGGAACGATGAGCCCGTATCAGCACGGCGAGGTCTACGTCACCGACGACGGAGCAGAGACCGATCTCGACCTGGGTCACTACGAACGCTTCACCGGGGTTTCGGCGCACCAGGGCGACAACATTACTTCGGGGCGGATCTACCGCGACATCATCGCCAAGGAGCGGCGCGGAGACTACCTCGGCGCAACGGTCCAGGTGATCCCCCACGTGACCGACGCAATCAAGGAATTCGCGCTCGCCGATGCGGACGATCTCGACTTCATCCTGTGCGAGATTGGCGGGACCGTCGGAGACATCGAAGGCTTGCCGTTCATCGAGGCATTGCGCCAGCTGCGCAATGAGCTGGGGGTGGACAACACCTGCTTCGTCCACGTCACGCTGGTGCCCTACATCGCTGCGGCAGGCGAGCTGAAGACGAAGCCGACCCAGCACTCGGTCCGTGAGCTGACCGGGCTCGGGATCCAGCCGGATATCTTGTTGTGTCGCTGCGAGCACCCGCTGCCCGAGAGCGAGCGCGCGAAGATTGCGCTGTTCTGCAACGTACGTAAGCAAGCGGTGATCCCGGCGCTCGATGCCAGCAGCATTTACGCGGTACCGCTCCAGTATCACCACGAAGGGCTCGATTCCGAAGTGCTCCACCACTTCCGGATCGACGATGCGCCTTCCCCCGACCTTGCGCGGTGGGACGACATCCTCGATCGGTACGAGCACCCCGAAGGCGAAGTGACGATCGGCGTTGTCGGCAAATATGTCGGCCTGCCCGATGCCTACAAATCGTTGAACGAAGCGCTGGTCCACGGCGGGATGGCCAACCGGGTCAAGGTCAACATCCGCTGGATCGATGCCGAAGTGTTCGAAGGGGACGACAGCGACATCGCCGCCAAGCTGGAGCCGATGCACGGCATCCTGGTTCCCGGCGGGTTCGGCTCGCGCGGCAGCGAAGGCAAGATTTCATCGGTGCGCTTTGCCCGCGAACGCAAGGTCCCGTTCCTCGGCATCTGCCTCGGGATGCAGATGGCCTGCATCGAGAGCGCGCGCGCAGCCGGGCATCCCGGCGCCAGCTCGACCGAATTCGGGCCGACCGAGGAACCAGTCGTCGGTATCATCGAGGAATGGATGAGCGAGGAAGGCCTCCAGAAGCGCGAGGCAGGCGGCGATCTGGGCGGAACAATGCGGCTGGGCGCTTACGATGCGAAACTGGCGGGCAACAGTCACGTCAGCGCAATTTACGGCGGAGCGACCACGATCAGCGAACGGCACCGTCACCGCTACGAGGTTAACTCTGCCTACCGCGACGCGCTTGAAAGCGATGGCCTGGTGTTCTCGGGAATGTCGCCCGACGGGCTCCTGCCCGAGATTGTCGAACGCCCCGACCATCCGTGGTTCGTTGGGGTGCAGTTCCACCCCGAATTGAAATCCAAGCCGTTCGACCCGCACCCTTTGTTCGCCGGATTCATCGAAGCCGCCTTGCGGCAAGCGCGATTGGTCTGA
- the secG gene encoding preprotein translocase subunit SecG, producing the protein MSSLFVFLIVVQALIAAALVGIILMQRSEGGGLGVGGSPTGLMSARGAADFLTRATKWLAIVFVVLSIVLAALAAESGNSATSINSTLDRSTTPEAPTAPASPAPASNNDPLSGVAG; encoded by the coding sequence ATGTCTTCCCTTTTCGTGTTCCTCATCGTTGTCCAGGCGTTGATCGCCGCTGCGCTCGTCGGAATCATCCTGATGCAGCGCTCGGAAGGCGGCGGCCTTGGGGTGGGCGGAAGCCCGACCGGACTGATGAGCGCACGCGGCGCGGCCGATTTCCTGACCCGCGCGACCAAGTGGCTGGCGATCGTGTTCGTCGTGCTGTCGATCGTGCTGGCCGCGCTGGCCGCCGAATCGGGCAACAGCGCAACGTCGATCAATTCGACGCTCGATCGTTCGACTACGCCGGAAGCACCCACTGCTCCGGCAAGCCCGGCCCCGGCCAGCAACAACGATCCGCTGTCCGGCGTCGCCGGCTAA
- the tpiA gene encoding triose-phosphate isomerase, with product MALRPYIVGNWKMNGTRSMLSEARAIDRSSQRLMKVEVAIAPPYTLIHPVHREAEQIGVGAQDCHAEPDGAHTGDISATMVADAGAKFVILGHSERRQEHGEGDDLIRAKCAAALDAGLKLIVCCGESEKLRDAGKAEKFVTGQLKATLPEALDETSERLSVAYEPIWAIGTGRAATVEDIAAMHAAIRKLLVDRYGEEEGGAVRILYGGSVKAENAREILETENVGGALVGGASLTAEGFLGIVAAAAELQDT from the coding sequence ATGGCCCTGCGGCCTTACATCGTCGGAAACTGGAAAATGAACGGCACGCGCTCGATGCTATCCGAAGCGCGGGCGATCGATCGCTCTTCGCAGCGCCTGATGAAGGTCGAGGTCGCGATTGCTCCGCCGTACACGCTGATCCACCCCGTCCACCGCGAAGCCGAACAGATCGGCGTCGGCGCGCAAGACTGCCATGCCGAGCCTGACGGCGCGCATACCGGAGACATCTCGGCCACGATGGTTGCCGATGCCGGCGCAAAATTTGTGATCCTTGGCCATTCGGAGCGCCGCCAGGAGCATGGCGAGGGCGATGACCTGATTCGCGCGAAGTGTGCTGCTGCGCTCGATGCCGGGCTCAAGCTGATCGTGTGCTGCGGCGAAAGCGAGAAATTGCGTGATGCCGGAAAGGCGGAAAAGTTCGTCACCGGCCAACTCAAGGCGACGCTGCCCGAGGCGCTCGACGAAACGAGCGAACGCCTGTCTGTCGCCTACGAGCCGATCTGGGCGATCGGCACCGGTCGCGCCGCCACGGTGGAAGACATTGCCGCAATGCACGCCGCGATCCGCAAGCTGCTGGTCGATCGCTATGGCGAAGAGGAGGGCGGGGCGGTCCGCATCCTCTACGGCGGGTCGGTCAAGGCCGAGAACGCGCGCGAGATCCTCGAGACCGAGAACGTCGGCGGTGCGCTTGTTGGCGGGGCCAGCCTGACGGCGGAAGGCTTCCTTGGAATCGTGGCTGCGGCGGCCGAGTTGCAAGACACCTGA